From one Bacteroides eggerthii genomic stretch:
- a CDS encoding RteC domain-containing protein produces the protein MTGFTQKLQKEIERKIVQIETSDHSILNKSIEASRVLGDAFKRLKEFIISYEFASEEEEILFFKEIKPRLFSRLIYYRKIYNIEMNRPVGSIESQKEYLLTEMDDLGRYTRKRLDFIRYYRSGATHLDSLYFLRGQTDTEQYLETFYYELDPQFSTNADFKVAKILANDMLSVYLMGELESLESTNHRNMVLPLPDVRPTWQDSKTDLTELIYLLDSKGCFGNVPLTQLASYISNAFNVHLDMNLSRTFCDMKIRNNPTPWLDKATEALLKRMQTWKRNKKNGNSE, from the coding sequence ATGACAGGATTTACACAAAAACTCCAGAAAGAGATCGAGCGTAAGATCGTCCAGATAGAGACCTCCGATCACAGTATACTGAACAAGTCTATCGAGGCATCACGTGTTTTGGGTGACGCGTTCAAGCGTCTGAAAGAGTTCATCATCTCTTACGAGTTCGCCAGCGAGGAGGAAGAAATCTTGTTTTTCAAGGAGATAAAACCCCGCCTGTTTTCCCGGTTAATCTATTACCGGAAGATTTACAATATCGAGATGAACCGTCCGGTGGGGAGTATCGAATCGCAGAAGGAGTACCTCCTGACGGAGATGGATGATCTGGGTCGGTACACCCGCAAACGGCTTGACTTTATCCGTTATTACCGCAGCGGCGCCACACACCTGGACAGCCTCTATTTCCTGCGCGGGCAGACCGACACGGAGCAATACCTGGAAACCTTCTACTATGAACTCGACCCGCAGTTTTCGACAAACGCGGATTTCAAGGTGGCGAAAATCCTGGCCAACGACATGTTGTCGGTTTATCTTATGGGCGAATTGGAATCACTGGAGAGTACGAACCACCGGAACATGGTTCTCCCATTGCCTGACGTGCGTCCGACATGGCAGGACTCGAAGACGGATCTGACGGAACTTATTTACCTGCTCGACAGTAAAGGCTGCTTCGGCAATGTGCCACTCACGCAACTGGCCAGCTACATTTCCAACGCTTTCAACGTACACCTCGACATGAACCTTTCGAGGACATTCTGCGATATGAAAATCCGAAACAACCCGACACCGTGGCTTGACAAGGCGACAGAGGCCCTGCTTAAACGTATGCAGACGTGGAAGCGAAACAAGAAAAACGGCAATTCCGAGTAG
- a CDS encoding PcfJ domain-containing protein has protein sequence MKPRTKFQQSVVAASKHLPPLTPAQIEWGYKNCIEHIGRRTPKGLITCTECGHTWQSENGELTDNLLGCECPHCHTTLKVETTLRRKFNDYEYLCIVTRCKGFQVLRFVYIECWAKVGQMPVYTHIEAVQRWIAPDGRSATFARLRPMGFFVHGWSWSSALELRAENDGKYNITPTRIYPRQRLIPELRRSGYGKQLPDVTPFDLIHLLLSENKAETLLKAGQTALVRFFACSSRNIADYWPAIRIAIRNGYAIGKPTEWCDYIDLLRFFGKDLHNAHFVCPADLPAAHDLYMAKKRRHMQMERRQEERRKALEQEASFVEAKGRFFGVEFSDGEICIKVLDSVEAIRQEGEAMHHCVFTNEYYLKADSLILSATIDGKRIETIEVSLKRMEVVQSRGVCNKNTPYHGQILKLMKGNMSLIRKRMTA, from the coding sequence ATGAAACCGAGAACAAAATTCCAACAGAGCGTTGTGGCGGCAAGTAAACACCTGCCGCCGCTTACCCCCGCACAAATCGAATGGGGGTACAAGAACTGCATCGAGCATATCGGACGCCGCACGCCGAAAGGACTTATCACCTGCACCGAGTGCGGCCACACGTGGCAGAGCGAAAACGGAGAACTCACGGACAATCTGTTAGGGTGCGAGTGTCCGCACTGCCACACCACGCTGAAAGTGGAAACCACCCTGCGCCGCAAGTTCAACGATTACGAGTATTTGTGTATCGTAACCCGCTGCAAGGGTTTTCAAGTCCTGCGCTTCGTCTATATCGAGTGTTGGGCGAAAGTGGGACAGATGCCCGTTTACACCCATATCGAAGCCGTACAGCGGTGGATTGCCCCCGACGGACGCTCCGCAACCTTCGCACGGCTGCGCCCGATGGGCTTCTTCGTTCACGGGTGGAGTTGGTCGAGCGCATTGGAACTGCGGGCGGAGAACGACGGGAAATACAACATCACGCCCACACGCATCTATCCCCGGCAACGGCTTATCCCCGAACTGCGCCGAAGCGGTTACGGCAAACAACTCCCCGATGTAACCCCTTTCGACCTTATCCACCTGCTGCTCTCGGAGAACAAGGCCGAAACGCTGCTTAAAGCGGGACAAACGGCACTCGTGCGATTTTTCGCCTGTTCCTCCCGCAATATCGCAGACTATTGGCCGGCCATCCGTATCGCCATCCGTAACGGGTACGCTATCGGGAAACCGACGGAATGGTGCGACTACATCGACCTGCTGCGATTTTTCGGGAAAGACCTGCATAACGCCCATTTCGTGTGTCCCGCAGACCTGCCCGCAGCGCATGACCTCTACATGGCAAAAAAACGGCGGCACATGCAAATGGAACGGCGGCAGGAGGAACGGCGCAAGGCGTTGGAACAGGAAGCCTCGTTTGTCGAAGCCAAAGGGCGGTTTTTCGGAGTGGAGTTTTCCGACGGGGAAATCTGCATCAAGGTATTGGACAGCGTTGAAGCCATACGGCAGGAGGGCGAGGCCATGCACCATTGTGTGTTTACCAACGAATACTATCTGAAAGCCGACTCGCTCATACTCTCGGCCACAATCGACGGCAAACGTATCGAAACGATAGAGGTGTCCCTAAAACGCATGGAGGTCGTGCAGAGCCGTGGCGTGTGTAACAAGAATACCCCGTACCACGGGCAAATACTGAAACTGATGAAGGGGAACATGTCCCTTATACGGAAACGAATGACAGCATAA
- a CDS encoding PcfK-like family protein, which yields MAQGTDYFKLTIQNYLDARAREDELFAPRYANPKKNIDDCCTFIINQVRQSGCNGFADEEIYSMALHYYDEEDIDIGKPVSCKVVVNHTVELTEEEKAEARRNAIRKAESEAYAKLAKAKSKPKKIEDNKLMPSLF from the coding sequence ATGGCACAAGGAACAGATTATTTCAAACTGACGATACAGAACTATCTCGACGCACGGGCACGGGAGGACGAACTTTTCGCACCCCGATACGCCAACCCGAAAAAGAACATTGACGATTGCTGCACTTTCATCATCAACCAAGTACGGCAGAGCGGTTGCAACGGGTTTGCCGACGAGGAAATATACTCTATGGCACTCCACTATTACGACGAGGAGGACATCGACATCGGCAAACCCGTCAGTTGCAAGGTAGTGGTCAATCACACCGTCGAACTGACCGAGGAGGAAAAAGCCGAGGCACGGCGGAACGCCATACGGAAGGCCGAGAGCGAAGCCTACGCCAAGTTGGCGAAAGCCAAGTCCAAACCCAAGAAAATCGAAGATAACAAACTAATGCCCAGTCTATTTTAG
- a CDS encoding helix-turn-helix domain-containing protein yields MEIISMDVKAFDALAGHVEAIERKAEALCRRQEDVSLKKWLDNQDVCDVLGISKRTLQTYREKGLLPFSRIRHKIFYKPEDVGKLLQSSHYPNTAAL; encoded by the coding sequence ATGGAAATAATAAGTATGGACGTGAAGGCTTTCGACGCGCTGGCAGGGCACGTGGAAGCCATTGAAAGAAAAGCCGAGGCGTTATGCCGCAGGCAAGAGGACGTGAGTTTGAAAAAATGGCTGGACAACCAGGATGTCTGTGACGTGCTGGGTATATCGAAACGTACCCTGCAAACCTACCGGGAGAAAGGGTTGCTGCCTTTCAGCCGCATCCGTCACAAAATCTTCTACAAACCGGAAGATGTCGGGAAACTGCTGCAATCGTCGCACTATCCTAATACCGCCGCGTTATGA
- a CDS encoding helix-turn-helix domain-containing protein produces MSHYFIDKHDPCVADLFRRLEKAGKALDKLESSGGRTLKGERFVTDEELSRLLKISRRTLQEYRTARIIPYYLIQGKVLYMESEIQKFLEDSRKKCIGGQEWV; encoded by the coding sequence ATGAGCCATTATTTCATCGACAAGCACGATCCGTGTGTGGCGGATCTCTTCCGGCGCTTGGAAAAGGCCGGCAAGGCACTGGATAAACTGGAATCCTCCGGAGGCCGGACACTCAAGGGAGAGCGGTTCGTCACCGACGAGGAATTGTCCCGGCTGCTGAAAATCAGCAGGCGTACATTGCAGGAATACCGCACGGCGCGGATCATTCCCTATTATTTGATTCAGGGCAAGGTACTATACATGGAATCCGAGATACAGAAATTCCTGGAAGATTCCCGGAAGAAATGTATCGGGGGACAGGAATGGGTATAA
- a CDS encoding site-specific integrase: MKVEKFKVLLYLKRSGTDKSGKAPIMGRITVNRTMAQFGCKLSCKPELWNARESRLDGKSREAVETNAKIDKLLLAVNNAFDTLVERGQDFDATAVKDLFQGSMDTQMTLLRMTDRICEDLKARIGIDRAKGTYPAYYYMRRTLGEFIQWQFKTKDIAFGQLSEQFIHDYQNFVMDVKGYAVDTVRHYLAILKKICRIAYKEGYAERCHFANFTLPKQSERTPRALSREDFEKIRDVEIPACRTTHILVRDLFLFACYTGTAYADAVSVTRDNLYTDDDGNLWLKYRRKKNELQASVKLLPEALALIEKYHDDNRPTLFPMVRHPNLRQHMKSLAVLAGVSSTLCYHQARHSFASLITLEAGVPIETISRMLGHSDITTTQVYARVIPKKLFEDMDKYIEATKDLKLIL, encoded by the coding sequence ATGAAAGTGGAAAAATTCAAGGTGTTGCTCTACCTGAAAAGGAGCGGAACGGACAAGTCGGGCAAAGCCCCGATAATGGGAAGGATAACGGTGAACCGCACGATGGCGCAGTTCGGATGCAAGCTGTCGTGCAAGCCGGAGTTGTGGAACGCAAGGGAAAGCCGTCTGGACGGCAAGAGCCGTGAGGCGGTGGAAACCAATGCGAAAATAGACAAGCTTCTGCTTGCGGTCAATAATGCTTTCGACACATTGGTTGAGCGTGGACAGGACTTTGACGCTACGGCGGTCAAGGACTTGTTTCAGGGAAGCATGGACACGCAGATGACCCTCCTGAGGATGACCGACCGCATCTGCGAGGACTTGAAGGCGCGTATCGGTATTGACCGTGCCAAAGGAACCTATCCCGCCTATTACTACATGAGACGGACACTGGGCGAGTTCATCCAGTGGCAGTTCAAGACGAAGGACATTGCTTTCGGGCAGCTTTCCGAACAGTTCATACACGATTACCAGAACTTCGTGATGGACGTGAAAGGATATGCTGTAGATACGGTGCGCCATTACCTCGCCATCTTGAAAAAGATATGCCGCATAGCTTACAAGGAGGGATATGCCGAAAGATGCCATTTCGCCAATTTCACCCTGCCAAAACAGAGTGAACGCACTCCAAGAGCCTTGAGCCGCGAGGATTTCGAGAAGATACGCGATGTGGAGATACCTGCATGCCGCACCACGCACATCCTTGTGCGTGACCTCTTCCTGTTTGCCTGCTATACGGGCACTGCCTATGCGGATGCGGTGAGCGTAACAAGGGATAATCTGTACACGGATGACGATGGAAACCTTTGGCTTAAATACCGCCGCAAGAAGAACGAGCTTCAGGCAAGCGTGAAACTGTTGCCGGAAGCACTCGCCCTGATTGAGAAATACCATGATGACAACCGCCCGACATTGTTCCCTATGGTGCGGCATCCTAATCTTCGGCAGCACATGAAATCGCTTGCTGTCCTCGCAGGGGTGAGCAGCACCTTGTGCTATCATCAGGCACGTCATTCCTTCGCCTCGCTGATTACGCTGGAAGCCGGAGTGCCGATTGAAACCATCAGCCGGATGCTGGGGCATTCCGATATAACCACCACCCAAGTTTATGCCCGTGTCATTCCGAAGAAGCTCTTTGAAGACATGGACAAATACATCGAAGCGACCAAAGATTTGAAACTTATTCTCTAA
- a CDS encoding site-specific integrase, which produces MRSTFSILPYINRSKVKADGTTAVLCRITIDGKSSTMATGIYCRPEDWNNKTGVIRTVRENNRLQEFRKSVELAYEDSLKKQNVVSAEILKNALARKAVIPAKLLQMGERELERLLVRSKEINSTSTYRNSKYYQKYLKDYLTSLGKEDIEFSDITEEFGSSYKAFLKRYKNFGPSQMNKCLCWLSKLVYLAVDYEILRANPLEDMEYEKKPAPKHRHISRAELKAILETPMLDPLQELGRRAFLFSIFTGLAYVDIMLLHPHHIGTTADGRRYIRINRKKTNVEAFIPLHPIAEQILDLYNTTDDTKPVFPLPSRDEMWFEIHELGVAIGRKENLSYHQSRHSFGTFLISEGIPIESIARMMGHSGIKTTQRYAEITDKKISKDMDNLMAVRMMYGTGKWYKKQELLKETNIDNE; this is translated from the coding sequence ATGCGCAGTACATTTTCCATATTACCGTATATCAACCGAAGCAAAGTGAAAGCTGACGGCACGACCGCCGTCCTGTGCCGCATCACCATAGACGGCAAGAGTTCCACGATGGCAACGGGCATCTATTGCAGGCCGGAGGACTGGAACAACAAGACGGGCGTAATCCGCACCGTCAGAGAGAACAACCGCTTGCAGGAGTTCCGCAAATCCGTTGAACTTGCCTATGAAGATTCGCTGAAGAAACAGAACGTGGTGAGCGCGGAGATACTGAAGAACGCACTGGCAAGGAAAGCCGTCATTCCCGCCAAGCTGTTGCAGATGGGCGAAAGGGAACTTGAACGTCTGCTTGTCCGCTCAAAGGAGATAAACTCCACATCGACATACAGGAACTCAAAGTATTACCAGAAGTACCTGAAAGATTACCTCACGTCATTGGGCAAGGAGGACATCGAGTTCAGCGATATCACGGAGGAGTTCGGCAGTTCCTATAAAGCCTTCCTGAAACGCTACAAGAACTTCGGGCCGTCACAAATGAACAAGTGCCTGTGCTGGCTGAGCAAGCTGGTGTACCTCGCTGTGGACTACGAGATACTCCGTGCCAACCCGTTGGAGGACATGGAATACGAGAAGAAACCCGCACCGAAGCACAGGCACATCAGCCGTGCGGAACTGAAAGCCATCCTTGAAACCCCGATGCTCGACCCGTTACAGGAACTGGGTCGGAGGGCGTTCCTGTTTTCGATTTTCACGGGCTTGGCGTATGTGGACATCATGCTGCTCCATCCCCACCATATCGGCACGACTGCTGACGGCAGGCGTTACATCCGCATCAACCGCAAGAAGACCAACGTGGAGGCGTTCATTCCCTTGCACCCGATAGCGGAACAGATACTTGACCTCTATAATACGACGGACGACACAAAGCCCGTCTTTCCGCTTCCGAGCCGTGACGAGATGTGGTTCGAGATACACGAGTTGGGCGTGGCGATAGGGCGGAAAGAAAACTTGTCCTACCATCAAAGCAGGCACTCCTTCGGAACTTTTTTGATTTCTGAGGGAATACCCATCGAGAGCATCGCCAGGATGATGGGACACTCCGGTATAAAAACCACCCAGCGGTACGCGGAGATTACGGACAAGAAGATTTCAAAGGACATGGACAACCTGATGGCGGTCAGAATGATGTACGGGACGGGCAAATGGTACAAAAAACAAGAACTGTTAAAAGAAACAAACATTGATAATGAATAA
- a CDS encoding helix-turn-helix domain-containing protein, protein MSEMITKNHALVAEFGNSLDRLLDGIENFMANSRPTLGGERFLTDREVSARLKVSRRTLQDYRNNGVVSYYQLGGKILYKESDIERMLAANYREAFR, encoded by the coding sequence ATGAGTGAAATGATTACCAAGAACCATGCGCTTGTCGCCGAGTTCGGCAACAGCCTTGACCGTCTGCTGGACGGCATCGAAAACTTCATGGCAAACAGCCGTCCGACATTGGGCGGTGAACGTTTCCTGACGGACAGGGAGGTGTCGGCACGGCTGAAAGTGAGCCGACGCACCTTGCAGGACTACCGCAACAACGGGGTGGTGTCCTATTACCAGTTAGGTGGCAAGATTCTGTACAAGGAATCGGACATCGAACGGATGCTTGCCGCCAATTACCGGGAAGCGTTCAGATAG
- a CDS encoding helix-turn-helix domain-containing protein, which produces MEVLIFQKEAFEEMAAKFSRFSDRVNELLAKQGGKSLNRWMDNQEVCQHLNISLRTLQTLRDNGTLAYSQINHKVFYRPEDVLRIVKPVEDRRSGKGS; this is translated from the coding sequence ATGGAAGTATTGATTTTTCAGAAAGAGGCGTTTGAGGAAATGGCGGCGAAGTTCAGCCGCTTCTCAGACCGTGTGAACGAACTCCTTGCCAAGCAAGGCGGCAAGTCATTAAACCGCTGGATGGACAACCAAGAGGTCTGCCAACATTTGAACATCAGTCTGCGCACCTTGCAGACGCTACGTGACAACGGCACGCTGGCCTATTCGCAGATAAACCACAAGGTGTTTTACCGACCGGAGGATGTGCTGCGTATTGTCAAACCTGTGGAAGACAGACGGTCAGGTAAAGGCTCTTGA
- a CDS encoding TerD family protein, producing MNIFHVGLGWDVNEGASPYPFDLDVSAFMIGANKKILNDDFLVYYNSEHRVLPSNLTRFEPFSASKYPPYTDTQGCYHSADMHWKEETRPVSPEFSVIGSIDDQDGSTSEDGDDEIMDIDLSKVSNDIQEIVITVSIYDYQNRKQNFGQVERAYVRLYKQGQETEGQEDFRYDLNEDFSICASIEFCRLYRYKGEWKIQATGIGHHGGLEELVEKYR from the coding sequence ATGAATATTTTTCATGTTGGGCTTGGATGGGACGTGAATGAAGGGGCATCACCATATCCATTTGACCTTGATGTGTCTGCATTCATGATTGGAGCCAATAAGAAAATACTCAATGATGATTTCTTGGTATATTATAATAGTGAACATAGAGTTCTGCCATCTAATTTGACACGGTTCGAACCTTTTTCTGCAAGTAAATATCCACCTTATACTGATACTCAAGGCTGCTATCATTCGGCTGATATGCATTGGAAAGAGGAGACAAGACCCGTTTCACCGGAATTTTCAGTTATAGGGTCAATAGATGACCAAGATGGTTCTACCTCAGAAGATGGCGATGATGAAATTATGGATATAGATTTATCAAAAGTGTCAAATGACATTCAAGAAATTGTAATCACAGTAAGCATATATGACTACCAAAACCGTAAACAAAACTTTGGTCAGGTAGAACGTGCTTATGTCCGTCTTTATAAGCAGGGGCAAGAAACCGAAGGTCAGGAAGACTTCAGATATGATCTAAATGAGGATTTCTCAATATGTGCTTCCATTGAATTTTGCAGGTTATATCGCTACAAAGGGGAATGGAAAATTCAAGCGACAGGCATTGGGCATCATGGCGGTCTTGAGGAATTAGTTGAAAAATACAGATAA
- a CDS encoding TerD family protein: protein MAIRLEKGQRINLEKDNGAKLQSICVGVNWGAIKKKNWLGFTTTEAVDLDASCAQFDAQGNIIDKVWFRHLASNDGAIKHSGDDLTGDMDGDDGLDNEVITVDLHKVNPRTDKIAFVLNSFRGQDFKLIPFASIRIYEGTPTKVREVFATYDIANDPTFAGSVSMVMGIFYKRNGEWKFNAIGEPTRDRDFESTLQTVKQKYL from the coding sequence ATGGCAATACGATTAGAAAAAGGACAACGCATTAATCTTGAAAAAGATAATGGTGCGAAGCTACAAAGCATCTGTGTAGGTGTCAATTGGGGTGCAATTAAGAAAAAGAATTGGTTGGGTTTTACTACAACTGAAGCGGTAGATTTAGATGCCAGTTGTGCTCAGTTTGATGCTCAAGGTAATATCATTGACAAAGTTTGGTTTAGACATCTCGCTTCTAATGATGGGGCAATCAAACATAGTGGCGATGATTTAACAGGAGATATGGATGGAGACGATGGGTTGGACAATGAAGTTATAACTGTTGATTTGCACAAAGTTAATCCACGAACAGATAAGATTGCCTTTGTATTGAACAGCTTTCGTGGTCAAGATTTTAAACTAATTCCTTTTGCGTCTATTAGAATTTATGAAGGAACTCCTACAAAGGTACGGGAAGTATTTGCTACTTATGATATTGCGAATGACCCAACTTTTGCGGGGAGTGTATCAATGGTAATGGGAATTTTCTATAAACGTAATGGGGAATGGAAATTCAACGCCATTGGTGAACCGACAAGAGATAGAGATTTCGAAAGCACTTTACAAACTGTCAAACAAAAATATTTATGA
- a CDS encoding vWA domain-containing protein, with protein sequence MRRLPVYLLLDTSGSMYGEPIEAVKNGVQTLISTLRGDPYALETAYISIITFNSVAQQVTPLTELSAFQQPQIEASGCTALGEALTLLAQKVDTEIVKTTQEVKGDWKPLVFLMTDGEPTDDLQKGLDEFKKRKFGMVVACAAGQGANTNTLKKITENVVQLDTADSATIKAFFKWVSASISTGSQKVEDTHGDVASMSELPPPPPEVNIVV encoded by the coding sequence ATGAGAAGATTACCCGTTTACTTGTTATTGGATACATCTGGCTCTATGTACGGGGAACCGATAGAGGCGGTCAAAAATGGAGTCCAGACACTTATTTCAACCTTACGAGGAGACCCTTATGCCCTTGAAACAGCATATATTAGTATCATAACTTTCAATTCTGTGGCTCAACAGGTAACACCTCTTACAGAATTGTCGGCTTTTCAACAACCCCAAATTGAAGCAAGCGGATGTACTGCTTTGGGCGAAGCACTGACCTTGCTTGCACAAAAGGTTGATACCGAAATTGTCAAAACCACACAAGAAGTCAAAGGAGATTGGAAGCCTTTGGTTTTTCTTATGACAGATGGCGAACCTACAGATGATTTGCAGAAGGGGCTTGACGAGTTCAAGAAAAGAAAATTCGGTATGGTCGTAGCTTGTGCCGCAGGGCAAGGTGCTAACACGAATACGTTAAAGAAGATTACAGAAAATGTCGTTCAGCTTGATACAGCCGACAGCGCAACAATTAAGGCGTTCTTCAAATGGGTAAGCGCAAGCATCAGTACAGGCAGCCAAAAAGTTGAGGATACTCACGGCGATGTTGCATCGATGAGCGAGCTACCTCCTCCACCTCCAGAAGTAAATATCGTTGTGTAA
- a CDS encoding vWA domain-containing protein: MRHLPVYILIDTSGSMKGEPIESVKVGLSDMIATLRQDPYALETVCISIITFDREVNQILPLTELADLQIPNIITPDSGPTFLGKALEMLCNRIEVEVQKGTPEQKGDWRPLLFVLTDGKPSDIQVYENIIPKVKNKNFASIIACAAGPKAKIEPLKKLTDQVFTLDTMDATSFKKFFVWVSDVIGVGGKSVGTTDSLELPGPPAEVNIVI; the protein is encoded by the coding sequence ATGAGACATTTACCTGTATATATTTTGATTGATACCAGCGGGTCTATGAAGGGTGAACCGATAGAAAGTGTCAAGGTTGGCTTGTCTGATATGATTGCAACTCTCCGTCAAGACCCGTATGCGTTGGAAACTGTTTGTATAAGCATAATAACTTTTGACAGGGAAGTAAATCAGATTTTACCTTTGACCGAACTTGCCGATTTACAGATACCCAATATCATCACGCCGGATTCAGGCCCGACATTTCTTGGAAAGGCATTGGAAATGCTTTGCAATCGGATTGAAGTTGAAGTTCAAAAGGGTACACCTGAACAAAAAGGCGATTGGCGTCCATTACTCTTCGTGTTAACAGATGGCAAGCCTTCCGACATTCAGGTTTATGAGAATATCATCCCCAAAGTAAAAAATAAAAATTTTGCAAGTATAATCGCTTGTGCAGCCGGTCCCAAAGCAAAGATAGAACCGCTAAAAAAGCTCACAGACCAAGTGTTTACACTTGATACAATGGATGCCACATCGTTTAAGAAATTCTTTGTGTGGGTTTCTGATGTTATAGGTGTAGGAGGAAAAAGTGTGGGAACAACGGATTCTTTGGAATTGCCAGGACCACCTGCGGAAGTGAATATAGTAATATAA
- a CDS encoding TerY-C metal binding domain-containing protein translates to MRRLPIYFLIDVSESMVGEPIIQVEKGMRNIIQELRTDPYALETVFVSVIVFAGKEKVLSPLTELYKFYPPQFPIGGGTSLGTALDCLMNDIDKSVKKTTVEMKGDWKPIIFLFTDGMPTDNPQQAFNRWNAHYKRKANLVCISIGDNTDTKMLGKISDNVLRLNDTGEQSFKAFFKWVTASIKSTSVSVTDMGTDEIQLASTSGIDLEKVDTTKDCTVDENFVVLLGKCSNTKKEYLIKYAKRVGKIPGLEQLDVKGIDYKLVGAYPIDDKAYEELSDGKSNRNINTMSLIGVPTCPCCGNQFGVVVCECGNIMCSDGQTTACPWCGMEGSLGAIGDGGLDITRGRG, encoded by the coding sequence ATGAGAAGATTACCGATATATTTTCTGATTGATGTTTCAGAATCAATGGTTGGAGAACCAATCATTCAGGTAGAGAAAGGCATGAGGAATATCATACAAGAGCTAAGGACTGACCCGTATGCTCTTGAAACAGTATTTGTGTCTGTCATCGTTTTTGCAGGAAAGGAAAAGGTCTTGTCTCCTTTAACTGAGTTGTACAAGTTCTATCCACCGCAGTTTCCTATAGGCGGAGGAACATCGTTAGGCACTGCTTTGGACTGCCTGATGAACGATATTGACAAGTCCGTAAAGAAAACAACTGTTGAAATGAAAGGCGATTGGAAGCCTATCATTTTCCTTTTTACTGACGGGATGCCAACCGACAATCCACAGCAAGCCTTCAACCGATGGAACGCACATTATAAGAGAAAAGCGAATTTGGTTTGTATTTCAATCGGTGACAATACTGATACTAAAATGCTTGGAAAAATCTCAGACAATGTGTTGAGATTGAATGATACAGGGGAACAATCCTTCAAGGCCTTTTTCAAATGGGTTACGGCTTCAATCAAGTCAACAAGTGTTTCTGTTACCGATATGGGAACTGATGAAATCCAACTTGCTTCCACATCGGGAATTGACCTTGAAAAGGTGGATACGACTAAAGACTGCACTGTGGATGAGAACTTTGTCGTACTGCTCGGCAAATGTTCAAATACAAAAAAGGAATATCTTATCAAATACGCCAAGCGAGTAGGTAAAATACCCGGATTAGAGCAACTTGACGTAAAAGGAATAGACTACAAACTTGTGGGGGCTTATCCAATTGACGATAAGGCTTATGAAGAATTAAGCGATGGCAAGTCCAACCGCAACATCAACACCATGTCTTTGATAGGAGTACCCACTTGTCCTTGTTGTGGCAATCAATTCGGCGTAGTCGTATGCGAATGTGGCAACATTATGTGTTCAGACGGTCAAACTACCGCTTGTCCGTGGTGTGGAATGGAAGGCTCATTAGGAGCTATTGGTGATGGCGGTTTGGATATAACACGGGGAAGAGGTTGA